A stretch of DNA from Maridesulfovibrio sp.:
ACTTAAGGCGGTCAGTTTTCCGGTGGGAGCAATCGTGAATACGCCTGCCTCCATCCCCAAGGAACCGGTGGCAGGAAAACTGCGCTCCATGCTGAAAAACAAGGGGCTTTCCCCTTCCGCACTTGATTGTTACGTGGGCTGTCCGAAGAATTTCTTCTTCCGCTACCTTTCCGGTGTGCGGGAATGTGCAACAGTAGATCAGGAAGGCGACCGTGCAGGATTCGGTGATTTGATCCACTCAGTGCTCAAGGATTTTCTGCTGCCGCACATGGGGCAGGAAATCTGCGGCAAAGACCTTGACGGAGGAAGGCTTGAGGAGCTTTTTCTGAGCAGGCTGGAAAGGGATTCCCTCTATATCGACCTTCCATATGACATAAGGAAATCTCTTGCAGGAGCAGGCTGCAACAGACTCTCCCTGTTCCTTGATAATATCGGGCAGACCGAAGTCCTTGAACTGGAATCCGATTCGCGGACGGAAATCGAAATTGAAGGGCTCAAGATAGGCATCAAGGGCCGCATTGACCGTGTGGACCTGCGCGGCGGGGAACGCCATGTGCTGGACTACAAGACCGGCGGGCTGCACCTGCCTAAAAAATCTTTCTGGTCCGATGAATCCGTATGGGGACCGGTTTTCGATTCCCCGGAAGAAATAAGCCGAGACGGCTCATCCTTTCTGGAAACCGTGAAACGCGAAGCGGACAGCCTGCAACTCCCGTTATACCTGCTGATGGATCACAGTACATCCGGTAAACTGCCGCGACAGGCAGCACTGGTGGAACTGGTAAAGGAAGGACGGGAAAAAGAACTTTTCGATGCCGACATGGAAGCCGAGGAACGGCAAAAAATAATCGAAAACAAAATCCCGGCACTGACCGGGGCGATCATAGGGAACATGCTTCACGAAAAGGAATTCCGCCCTATCCGGTCAGGACAGTGCCAGTGGTGCCCGTACCGGGAAGCATGCGGATCATGATAAAATCCGTGCAGACACGGTTTGACTTTAATCCGGCCCTAATGAATAGTGCCGGCTTACAATATTACAAAAGGGAACAATAAGATATGAAGACATTTGACATCATGATATGCGGTGCGGGGATAGTATCCCTTACCGTTGCCAGGGAACTCCTCTCCAGAGGACACAAAAACATTCTCATCATCGACAAGGAAGATGAAGTTGCTAAACACGCTTCCGGTCGTAACAGCGGCGTTCTGCATGCGGGCATTTACTATGCACCTGGCAGCCTGCGCGCTGTTTCATGTCTTTCCGGCAACTTCAGAATGAAAGAATACTGCAGAGAAAAAAATCTGCCTCTGCTGGAAACCGGAAAGGTGATCGTCGCACGTAACGAATCCGAACTTACCACCCTTCACGAACTGCACAGTCGGGCAACAGCAAACGGAGCCAAGGTCGACATCATTGATGAGCAACAACTCGCAAAGATCGAACCCAATGCAAAAACAACAAATGAAGCTTTATTTTCACATTACACTGCTGTTGTAGACCCTAAAGCGGTAATGAAATCACTGTATCATGATCTCGAAACAAGCGGAAAAGTCACTTTTATGCTTGGTACAAAGTTCATTACTGCAAAACCCAACAATGTTATCGTCACTGACAAGGGAGAAATTAGCTGTGGGCTTTTCATCAACGCCGCAGGCTCCTACAGCGACCAGGTGGCCCGTCCATTCGGGTTTGGAGAAGGCTACCAACTCATCCCATTCAAAGGCATCTACAAGAAGCTGAAAAAGGATAAAGCCCACACCATACGGGGCAGCATCTACCCTGTTCCGAATATCAAAAACCCATTTCTGGGCATCCATTTCACTCGCGGGGCATCGGGCGATGTGTATCTCGGACCTACCGCCATTCCGGCATTCGGACGCGAGAATTACGGCATTCTTTCCGGCATGGACAAGGAAGCGTTCGACATCATGCTGCGCGACGCGATCCTCTTTTTCCGCAACCCCAAATTCCGGACTCTGGCCTTTGAGGAACCGCGCAAATACTTCTTCAAATGCTTTTTCAACGATGCACGGGAACTGGTCAAAGAACTGAATCCCGAAGACATAGTCAACTCGCCCAAGGTCGGAATACGCCCGCAGCTGGTGGACCTGAAGCGCAACGAACTGGTCATGGATTTTCTGGTGGAAAGTGACAGCAAAAGCGTCCACGTGCTGAACGCCATATCACCGGCATTCACCAGTTCCATGTACTTTGCTGAAATGATTGTGGAGAAATACATACAGTAAAGAATGTATACCTAGTTGCATTGAAAAATCATCACGCAACATTGTCGCCACAGAGCTGTAACATTAAAAAAGACTTGACTTAAACTCCCATACAGGAAAAAACTTTCCTCGGACACAAAATCCGCTCTAAAGAAACAAAACCGGTGTTTGCATCAAAGGAGATCATCACCGTGCCATTGTTGGACTTTAGCATTGCTACGGGGAGGAGCGGTTTTAAAATATACAGCACAGGAGAACTTAAGTATGAATCTTCCTCAGCTCAAAATTGGCGACCTTGTTGCCAAAGTGCCCGTAATTCAGGGAGGCATGGGAGTCGGAATATCTCTTTCCGGTCTTGCTTCCGCTGTGGCCAAAGAGGGCGGCATAGGTGTTATTGCTGCAGCCATGATCGGACTTACCAGCAAAAACAGCTATAAAGACCAGGCCAAGGCGCACATAGAAACTCTTGCCGAAGAAATAAGAAAAGCCAAGGAAATGACTTCCGGCATTCTCGGAGTGAACATCATGGTTGCTCTCTCCAACTTTGCCGACATGGTAAGCACCTCCGTCAAGGAAGGAGCCGATGTCATTTTCTCCGGAGCAGGACTGCCCCTGGACCTGCCCAAATACCTTACCGAAGGTGCAAAGACCAAGCTGGTCCCCATTGTCTCCTCCGGCAGGGCGGCAACAATTATCTGCAAAAAATGGATTTCGAAATTCGATTACATACCCGATGCTTTTGTCGTTGAAGGCCCCATGGCCGGCGGACATCTCGGTTTCAAACGCGAACAGATCGACGACCCGCTTTTCGCGCTTGAAAAAATTCTTCCCGAAGTCATCAAGGCTGTAAAGCCCTTTGAAGAACAGACCGGGAAGACCATACCTGTAATCGCCGCCGGCGGTGTGTACACAGGTGAAGATATCTGCAAATACCTCCACATGGGGGCTGCAGGCGTACAGATGGGAACAAGATTCGTGGCCACGCACGAGTGTGATGCGGATGAAAAATTCAAGCAGGCTTATGTAACATCCACCAAGGAAGACATGGCCATTATCCAGAGCCCGGTGGGACTGCCCGGACGCGCGGTGAACAACGACTTCCTCAAAGCTGTAAGCAGCGGCCAGAAGTCCCCGTTCAAATGCCCGTTCCATTGCATCAAGAGCTGCAAAGTGGAGCAGAGCCCCTACTGCATTGCCTCGGCGCTCATCAACGCCCAGCGCGGTAAGCTCAAAAACGGATTCGCTTTTGCCGGTTCCAATGCCTGGAAGACAGAAAAAATCATCACCGTAAAACAGCTCTTCACCGACCTCAAAGCTGAATTCGACAAGGCCTGTGCACGGTAATCAGGATTTAATATCGTAAAAGCAAAAAGGCGTTCCAGTGCGGAACGCCTTTTTTATTCCCTTCAGCAGTCCGGGAACTATTTGTCGCTATTTTCCTCTGCCCCTTCAGCCGGGACAACTTCTTCCTTGGGCACCTTTTGGGGTGCAGCTTTTTTCGGAGCGGCTTTTTTGGGTGCGGGTTTCTTGCGCTTGGCGGTCATGATGGATTCAAGCTTTTCCGCGGCCCCCTGAGTATCTGAAGACTCACCGAGA
This window harbors:
- the lhgO gene encoding L-2-hydroxyglutarate oxidase, with amino-acid sequence MKTFDIMICGAGIVSLTVARELLSRGHKNILIIDKEDEVAKHASGRNSGVLHAGIYYAPGSLRAVSCLSGNFRMKEYCREKNLPLLETGKVIVARNESELTTLHELHSRATANGAKVDIIDEQQLAKIEPNAKTTNEALFSHYTAVVDPKAVMKSLYHDLETSGKVTFMLGTKFITAKPNNVIVTDKGEISCGLFINAAGSYSDQVARPFGFGEGYQLIPFKGIYKKLKKDKAHTIRGSIYPVPNIKNPFLGIHFTRGASGDVYLGPTAIPAFGRENYGILSGMDKEAFDIMLRDAILFFRNPKFRTLAFEEPRKYFFKCFFNDARELVKELNPEDIVNSPKVGIRPQLVDLKRNELVMDFLVESDSKSVHVLNAISPAFTSSMYFAEMIVEKYIQ
- a CDS encoding nitronate monooxygenase family protein; the protein is MNLPQLKIGDLVAKVPVIQGGMGVGISLSGLASAVAKEGGIGVIAAAMIGLTSKNSYKDQAKAHIETLAEEIRKAKEMTSGILGVNIMVALSNFADMVSTSVKEGADVIFSGAGLPLDLPKYLTEGAKTKLVPIVSSGRAATIICKKWISKFDYIPDAFVVEGPMAGGHLGFKREQIDDPLFALEKILPEVIKAVKPFEEQTGKTIPVIAAGGVYTGEDICKYLHMGAAGVQMGTRFVATHECDADEKFKQAYVTSTKEDMAIIQSPVGLPGRAVNNDFLKAVSSGQKSPFKCPFHCIKSCKVEQSPYCIASALINAQRGKLKNGFAFAGSNAWKTEKIITVKQLFTDLKAEFDKACAR